The region TGGACGCCCTTCGCCCGGTCGGTGGCGGACCTCTTCAACTCGGCGCCGGGACCGCTGGAGATGGGCAAGATGGTCATGGGCAGCGGCCGGGGCCGCGAGATGCAGACCCAGCTCTCGCGCATCCTGCGGCCCTACGGGGACGTGGCGCGGGAATACTTCTCGGAGGAGCGGGTCCGGGCACCGCTGACGTGGATGGCAGCGCAGAGCGGCCCGCCGCCGTCGGACCCGCTGAGTGCGCCTTTCTTGCTGTGGCACCCCCTCTACCACGAGGGCGGGGTCGCGCGGCCCAAGGGCGGCTCCGGCGGCCTGACGCGGGCGCTGCGGCGGGCCATCGAGGATTACGGCGGCGAGGTGCACGTCAATGCCCCGGTGAAACGGATTCTGGTGAAGGGTGGGAAAGCTCAGGGTGTGGAACTGGAAAACGGCGAGCAGTACACCGCCCGCGCCGTCGTGTCGGGTGCCCACGTTCTGACCACGGCGGGGGCGCTGCCCGAGGAGCACGTGCCCGAGGCGGCGCGGCGGGTGCGGGTAGGCAACGGCTTCGGCATGATCCTGCGGCTGGCGCTCAGCGAGAAGGTCAAGTACCGCCAGCATTCCGAGCCGGAGTCGCGGGTGGGGCTGGGGCTGCTGATCAAGGACGAGCGGCAACTGGCGAAGGCGTACGGCGAATATCTGGCAGGCGAGCCGACGACCGATCCGCCCCTCATCGCCATGAGTTTTTCCGCCGTGGACGACAGCCTCGCGCCCCCCGGCGGCGAGGTGCTGTGGCTTTGGGCGCAGTATTACCCCTATGAGCTGGCCTCCGGGAGTTGGGAGACGCGCACCGCCGAGGCGCGGGAGAACATCCTGCGGGCCTTCGAGCATTACGCGCCGGGCACGCGGGACACCATCGTGGGCGAACTCGTGCAGACGCCGCAGTGGTTGGAGACGAACCTCGGGCTGCACCGGGGCAATGTCATGCACCTGGAGATGAGCTTCGACCAGATGTTCGCCTTCCGGCCCTGGATGGCGGCGAGCCAGTACCGCTGGCCGGGGCTGAAAGGGCTGTACCTGACGGGCGCGAGCACCCATCCCGGCGGCGGCATCATGGGGGCGTCGGGGCGGAATGCGGCGCGGGTGCTGCTGCGGGACCTGACGCGGCGGGGGTGGAAGTGAGGGAACGGATCGGCGCAGGCGTAGCGGTCTTGCGGAGTGGTGAAGTGCTGCTGGTGCGGCGTGGCGACAATGGCCGCTGGGACGTGCCGGGCGGCGGCGCCCAGCCGGGAGAGACGCCCGAACAGGCGGCCCGGCGCGAACTGCGCGAGGAAACAGGCCTGACCGTGGGCGACCTGCGCCTGCTGGAGGCGCGGGCTGGGGACGACGCCTCGGAGCTGCGCTGGTGGCCTCTGGACGGGTTGCCGGGGGAAGCTTCGAAGACGACCCAGGCCTATTTCGCGGCCTTGCGGACGGTGGCGGGTTGACCCTGCGCCTCTCCCCCACCCTGCGGCGGTTCGGCCTTGCCCTCGCCGCTCTCGGCGTGGCGTTCCTGGGGGCGCTGCTGGTGCTGCGGGGCGTGGCGCTGGGGTGGGCGCTCATCGCCGTGGCTTTTCCCGCCTCGCTGGGGCTGGCGCTGGCTGGGGACGCGCTGGGGGGCGACTTCGGCGGCACGCTGCGGACGCGGTGGGCGGCCCTCTCGGCGCAGATGCGGCCGTGGATGTGGTGGCTGGTGGCCTACGCCGCCCTCAAGATTCCGGTCCCCCTCTGGCCGGAGGGGTTCCCGGTGCTGGGGCTGCTCAGCACGGGGGCGCTGTGTGTGGCCGGGTGGCTGTACGCCGCCGAGCGGGTGGGGGTGCGGCGGGCGTGGGCGATGGTGACGCTGTCGTTCGGGGTCGGGTGGGCCGTGGAACTGCTGGGCAGCCGCACCGGGTTTCCTTTCGGAATCTATTCCTACGAGACCTCGCCGTCGCCCACGCTGCTGACGGTCCCGCTGATCGTGCCGCTGGGCTGGTTCGCGCTGACGCTGGCGGCCACGCGGCTGGCGGGGGGGCGGGCGTGGCTGGCCGGAATTCTGATGGTCGCCTGGGACGTGGGCTTAGAGCCGCTGATGACTGCCCAGCGCTACTGGCTCTGGAGCGACCCCGCGCCACTGTGGGCCGGGGCGCCCGTGCAAAACTTCGTGGGGTGGTGGGTGGTGGGGACGGGGCTGAGCTGGGCCTTTACCCGCATCGCGCCGGGGCTGTTCGGGCGTCTGGGGCGGGGGTGGGGCGGGCCGGTGCAGGTGGAAGTGCGGAGAACGATGAGCTTCCGGGCCGAGGCCGTCCGCGTGGAGCCCGCTCCTCGGCCCGACCTCTCGCGCCTCTCTTTCGCTGCCGCCTATCCCATCGAACTGTTCTTTCTGCCCGGCGGCCTCGTGCTCGTCGGGCGGTACCTGGAGGCTGGGGTCACGTTGGGGGCGATGCTGGCCGCGCTCGTCCTCGCGCAGGCGGTGCGGGGGCAGGCCACCGTGGAGCGGGCGTGACTCCCGATCCGGTCGCCGCGATGCTGCGGGTTTCCATCCGCCGCAGTGTCCGCACCGGACTGGGGGGCGTGTGGATGCGCGGGCCGCTCCCGGCGGGGGGGGCGGTCCTGGCTCCCAATCACCATTCCTGGTGGGACGGCTACGTGATGGGCGAGCTGACCTGGGGACTGGGCGGCGACTTCCGGGTGCTGATGACCGGGTGGCAACTCGCCCACTACCCCTTTTTGCGGCGGGTGGGGGCGCTGGGCGCGGACGAGCTGCGGGCGGCGGTGCGGGGGGCGCGGGCGGGAGCGTGGGTGGTCGTGTTTCCGGAGGGGGCCTTGCAGCCTGCCGGTCCCCCCCGTGAACTGAGGCCCGGCGCGGGCTGGATCGCCCGGCAGGCGGGGGTGCCCCTCGTGCCCGTGGCCGTGCGGGTGGGCCTGCGCGGACGCCCCCGGCCGGAAGCCTACCTGCGCTTCGGGGCACCCACGACCGCCGGGGGGTTGGCCGAGGCGCTCGCCCGCGAACTCGGGGCGCTGGACACCGACCTCGCGGCGGGCGACCCGGAACGGCCGCTGGCGGGCTACCTGCACGTCTCCGGAACGCCGCTGCCCGACCCAGCGCGGCCTGACCTCCCCAGCCGCCTGCTCACCCGGCTGACCCAACCCGCAACAGGACGGCAGC is a window of Deinococcus terrestris DNA encoding:
- a CDS encoding NUDIX domain-containing protein; this translates as MRERIGAGVAVLRSGEVLLVRRGDNGRWDVPGGGAQPGETPEQAARRELREETGLTVGDLRLLEARAGDDASELRWWPLDGLPGEASKTTQAYFAALRTVAG
- a CDS encoding lysophospholipid acyltransferase family protein — translated: MTPDPVAAMLRVSIRRSVRTGLGGVWMRGPLPAGGAVLAPNHHSWWDGYVMGELTWGLGGDFRVLMTGWQLAHYPFLRRVGALGADELRAAVRGARAGAWVVVFPEGALQPAGPPRELRPGAGWIARQAGVPLVPVAVRVGLRGRPRPEAYLRFGAPTTAGGLAEALARELGALDTDLAAGDPERPLAGYLHVSGTPLPDPARPDLPSRLLTRLTQPATGRQR
- a CDS encoding carotenoid biosynthesis protein codes for the protein MTLRLSPTLRRFGLALAALGVAFLGALLVLRGVALGWALIAVAFPASLGLALAGDALGGDFGGTLRTRWAALSAQMRPWMWWLVAYAALKIPVPLWPEGFPVLGLLSTGALCVAGWLYAAERVGVRRAWAMVTLSFGVGWAVELLGSRTGFPFGIYSYETSPSPTLLTVPLIVPLGWFALTLAATRLAGGRAWLAGILMVAWDVGLEPLMTAQRYWLWSDPAPLWAGAPVQNFVGWWVVGTGLSWAFTRIAPGLFGRLGRGWGGPVQVEVRRTMSFRAEAVRVEPAPRPDLSRLSFAAAYPIELFFLPGGLVLVGRYLEAGVTLGAMLAALVLAQAVRGQATVERA
- a CDS encoding phytoene desaturase family protein; the encoded protein is MPDYDVLVMGAGHNALVTAAYAARAGLKVGVFERRHIVGGAVSTEELVPGYRFDYGGSAHILIRMTPVVRELELTRHGLHYLEVDPMFHASDGETPWFVWRDPERTARELEALFPGQGEVYRHFLDDWTPFARSVADLFNSAPGPLEMGKMVMGSGRGREMQTQLSRILRPYGDVAREYFSEERVRAPLTWMAAQSGPPPSDPLSAPFLLWHPLYHEGGVARPKGGSGGLTRALRRAIEDYGGEVHVNAPVKRILVKGGKAQGVELENGEQYTARAVVSGAHVLTTAGALPEEHVPEAARRVRVGNGFGMILRLALSEKVKYRQHSEPESRVGLGLLIKDERQLAKAYGEYLAGEPTTDPPLIAMSFSAVDDSLAPPGGEVLWLWAQYYPYELASGSWETRTAEARENILRAFEHYAPGTRDTIVGELVQTPQWLETNLGLHRGNVMHLEMSFDQMFAFRPWMAASQYRWPGLKGLYLTGASTHPGGGIMGASGRNAARVLLRDLTRRGWK